TAATTTTGCCCAAGGATTTTTACCGGGGTTTGACTATGGATTTGGCTGGGTGCTGCCGGCGGTTGTAGGTTTTATAATAGGATTTATTATTTGGAAGAATAAAAAGGCGGCTGTTGCATAACAGCCGCTAAATTTTTGTCATATGATGAATATTTTTAAGCTCGAGCTTTATTTGCTGTGAGCAATTTGATTCCTAAAAGGGTTGCAAACATCATAGCCATAGATATAGGAAGTACAATCCATGCGGATTGGATTAAACCTGCAAGGATATAGCCCACAAAGGATACAGCTGCTACAGTTAATGCGTAAGGAAGCTGAGTGGACACATGGTTGATGTGGTTGCACATAGCCCCTGTAGAGGACATGATGGTTGTATCGGAAATAGGGGAGCAGTGGTCACCACATACAGCTCCAGCAAGGCAAGCTGAAATTGAAATTACCAGAAGTTCTGGCTCAAGACCTACTGCAACTACAATTGGAAGCAGGATACCAAAGGTTCCCCAGGATGTACCGGTTGCAAAGGACATACCAGTAGCCACAATAAATACGATGGCTGGGAGGAAGATTTTTAGGTTTGCTGCACTGCCTCCAAAAATACCGCTAACGAATTCTTTTGCACCCAGAAGACTTGTCATTCCACTTAATGTCCAGGCAAAAGTAAGAATAAGAATTGCCGGAACCATGGCCTTAAATCCATTAGGGAAACATTCCATGCACTCATTGAAGCTAAGCACTTTACGCACCAGATAATATACAATAATAATAAGCAGTGCAAGAGAAGAACCTAAAGATAGTCCAAGAGAAGCATCACAGTTAGCGAAAGCATCGACAACATTTACACCATCTAAAATACCGCCCGTATAAAGCATACCTAATATACAAAAGGCAATTAAAATACCTACAGGAATAATCAAATCCATAACCTTACCTTTTCCAGCAGACACCTCTCCATCTTGGCCTTCATAAGGACGGTCAGGGGTTGTATAAAGGTCATTTCTTAAAACAGCATTTTCTTCATGGGTTTTCATTGGTCCAAATTCTATTTCCATCAAAGTAATAAATATGATTGTAGCAATGGTGAGTAAGGAATAAAGATTATAAGGTATTGCACGGATGAAAAGATCCAGTCCGTCATAACCTTCTACAACACCGGTTACAGCAGCAGCCCATGAGGAAATAGGTGCAATCATGCATATTGGAGCAGCCGTGGCATCAACAATATAGGCTAATTTAGCACGAGAAATTTTAAACTTATCAGTAATGGGTCTCATGACATTTCCAACAGTCAGACAGTTGAAATAGTCATCTACAAATATCAGAACGCCGAGTCCGAAAGTAGAAAGCATAGCCCCTTTTCTTGTCTTGATTTTTTGGCTTGCCCATTGACCGTATGCAGCAGAGCCGCCTGCTTTGTTGATTAGGCTTACAATGGTTCCCAATACAACGAGGAAAATGAGGATACCAACATTCCAACTATCCGCAAGGGATGATATAAAACCATCAGTAAACATAGTATTGAAAGCTGTTAGAGGATTGAAGTTTGCATGCATCAATGCTCCGCAAACAATACCTATAAAGAGTGAACTATACACTTCTTTAGTAATAAGAGCCAGTACGATAGCAACAACTGGTGGGAACAGGGACCAAAAAGTAGCATAGAGATTACTTTGATACCCTTCTTCAGCGACTTCCGCAGCAAAGGTTGGCACAGCGAAAGCCATGATGATCAGTGCCACAACGGACAACAGTGTGAAAAACTTTCTTCGATTCATAATAAACCTCCCATAATGAGTAATATTTTTTGAATAAAAAAAACATGAGGAACGGAGGTACCTCATGTCTTATTATTCAACATACGATAGCTCTCCACTTTAAAAAAAGTGACAGTCTGGTGCATATTCTGCAACAGCCCAGCAACGACCCCCCTTGGCAGGAAATCGAAACTTCGGCGACCGGTCTTTTCATCTATTACTGTGCCAAGTCATATATAATAGATTACTTGTACCAAATCGCGCCTCTATCCAATTACATATAAAGTTTTATTTCTTAAACTAAGAATAAACGCCAGACAGCTAAAAGTCAATACAAAAACCACAATAAGTCGAAATAAATATAAAAATAGCCATAAACCTTTAATAAAAGGCCTATGGCTGTTATATTTTTAACATAAACTATTGCGCTTTTAACCATTCTAAAGCTTCATCAGGATCGGAGAACATTTTGGCTGTGATGCCTTGTTTTGCATATTGTTCAATAAGATTCTTCATATTCATCTGTCCAATAACTTTTTCTGGTTGCACGATTGCCCAGTATTTCCATCCATTTTTAACTGTCGCCGGGAACCAAACTTTTTCTCCCCATTCCATATCTGCTTTTGTAAGTGCACTGTTATTTCTATCATCAGATAACCACTTTTTAGCCCCTTTGGTTTTTAAAAGTTCAGTACCTTTCATTAATAATTCCTGCAAGTTTTTGCCGTAGGCATACTTCTTAATCTGATGATGAACTATTTTGGAGTCCGTATGATACCATAAAATAGCACAATCGTTTTCCAGAATTAACTCTTTTGCCATATCACTCACACTCCCATAGGTTAGATTGTATAGAATAAATATATCATAAGATTCACATCAATACAATACGAATAATCGGAATTATAGGTATTTAATAAATATTCATACTTATAGGAATAATACTTATAACATGTTTGGAAAAGTAAAGTTAAAGATACCATCCCTTAATCATTGAAAGGAGAGTATCTTAGTTTCTTTTTGGCTATAATGACTATTATATAAAGTAAAAAAATTATTTATAGTTTGTTCGTTGAATTCATACTTACTTCGTTTTTTTTCGTATATTTAAGCAAATACTAAAACAAAAGGAAAGGTGTGAAGGATATGAACAATAGAATTGCAAATATTATCTTATACTTTATTATAGGGCTTATTGCAGTGAGATATGGTTTTCCTTTGATCATAAAAGGTGTTGGACTATTAATCGGACTCATTGGCGGAGTTATTGGTCTGGCATTTGGTACCATTGGTTTACTCATAGGGCTTATTTTTACAGCAGTACCCCTTATTGTTATTGGCTGGATTATCTATACCTTTTTATTAAAAAAGAACCCAAATTCAAACTAAATATTTTAACTGCAAAAGGGGCGTAATTTTCGCCCCTTTTGTCATGGAATAAGAAAGTTCGTCTTGCTTGCAAGGGACCAAGCTTTCTTATTGCATAAGAATTTCCTTCAGATTTCCTATGCAATAAAAAGCCCTCCGGGCATAATGCACACTCGCGCATATTGTATTTTGTCGGCTTCGCCGACCGCGCTCGGCGCGAGAGTTTCGCAAACGAAATTCTTTCGTGTATGTTTTGCCCTTGACAACAAAAAATGATATGCTAAAATAAAACATAATAAAATAAAAGCTGTGAAGGTGTAGATATTATATCTATAGTAGACAGTGAAATTCCTTACAAGAGAAAGAATGTCACCGGCTGAGAGCATTCTTAAGGTTCAGTCACTGTTGAAATTCCCACCGGAGCTGCATTTCCGAACGTAGTAGTAAGAAATGCCGGACGCCTCCGTTAAAGGTTTCGAGGGTCTGCAGTTTTGCAGAAACTAGGGTGGTATCGCGGATCAACTCCGTCCCTTTTTTGGGACGGAGTTTTTTGATGCTAAAAATATTGTAAATAGAAAGGAGCTTTATTATGAAAGAAAAATTGCAGTCCATCAAGCAACAGGCAATGGACCGTTTAAAAGACGTAAAAGAATTAAAAGTTTTAGATGAAATTCGTATCGAGTTTTTAGGCAAAAAAGGTGAGCTCACCCAGGTTTTAAGGGGAATGAAGGATTTAAGCGCAGAAGAACGACCAATCATTGGACAGATGGCCAATGAAGTAAGAGAAGCTATTGAAACGAAACTGGAAGAAGTTAAAAATGTATTGGCAGAAAAAGCTCAGGAAATGAAATTAAGAGCTGAAGTCATCGATGTGACCATGCCCGGCAAAAGAAGAAAATTAGGCCATCGCCATCCTATGAATTTAGTTGTAGACGAAATCAAAGAAATTTTCCTTGGAATGGGTTATAAGATTGCTGAAGGTCCGGAAATAGAAACAGAATATTATAACTTTGAAGCTTTAAATATTCCGGCAGACCATCCGGCAAGGGACGAACAAGATACCTTCTATATTAATAAAAACTTTATGCTTCGTACAGCAACTTCTCCCATCCAAGTTAGAGTGATGGAAAAAGAAAAACCTCCTATTCGTATTATTTGTCCGGGGAAGGTTTACCGCTCCGATGAAGTAGATGCCACACACTCTCCTGTTTTCCATCAATTAGAAGGCTTGGTGGTTGATAAAAATATTACTTTTGCAGACCTTAAGGGAGCATTGGAAGTATTCGCAAAAGAATTGTTTGGAGATAAGGTAAAAGTAAGATTCCGTCCCCACTTCTTCCCATTTACAGAACCCAGTGCGGAAATGGACGTATCCTGTGTAGCCTGCGGAGGAGAAGGCTGCAGAATCTGTAAGGGAAGTGGATGGATTGAAATTTTAGGCTGCGGAATGGTTCATCCTAAAGTTCTTAAAATGGCGGGTATTGATCCTGATATCTATACTGGTTTTGCTTTTGGAATGGGGCTTGAAAGACTTGCCATGAGTAAATACGGAGTGAAAGACTTACGTTTATTTGTAGAAAACGATGTTAGATTCTTAGATCAATTCTAATCTTAAATCAATTTCAGAAAGGAGTATGGATATGAATATACCTATGTCTTGGCTTAAGGATTATACGCCAATTGATTGTGATATAAAAACTTATGTTGATGCTATGACGATGTCCGGTTCTAAGGTAGAAACCTATGAAGAACAGGGAAAAGAAATTACCAATGTAGTGGTAGGAAAGATTTTATCCGTAGAGCAGCATCCCGATGCAGATAAATTAGTGGTTACAAAGGTGGATGTTGGGCAAGAAGTGATTCAGGTTGTAACAGGAGCTAAAAATATTTCTGTTGGAGATTATATTCCTGTTGCCCTTAACGGTGCAACTTTACCCGGAGGCATTAAAATTAAAACCGGAAAACTTCGAGGAGTAGAATCCCAGGGGATGATGTGTTCTATTCAGGAGTTAGGATTTGAGCCTCAGGACTATCCGGAAGCTCCAGAAGACGGAATATATATTTTTGGAGAAGAACAGCCTTTAGGAAAAGACGTAAAAGAGATTTTTGGTCTTAACGATACTGTCGTAGAATATGAAGTAACTTCCAATCGCCCTGATTGCTTTAGTGTAATAGGGATTGCAAGAGAAGCAGCTGCGACCTTTAATTTGCCTTTTAACTATCCTCAGATTTCTGTTAAAGAAAGCGGAGGAAATGTTTCCGATTATATCTCTATAGAAA
The genomic region above belongs to Defluviitalea saccharophila and contains:
- a CDS encoding Na+/H+ antiporter NhaC family protein, which codes for MNRRKFFTLLSVVALIIMAFAVPTFAAEVAEEGYQSNLYATFWSLFPPVVAIVLALITKEVYSSLFIGIVCGALMHANFNPLTAFNTMFTDGFISSLADSWNVGILIFLVVLGTIVSLINKAGGSAAYGQWASQKIKTRKGAMLSTFGLGVLIFVDDYFNCLTVGNVMRPITDKFKISRAKLAYIVDATAAPICMIAPISSWAAAVTGVVEGYDGLDLFIRAIPYNLYSLLTIATIIFITLMEIEFGPMKTHEENAVLRNDLYTTPDRPYEGQDGEVSAGKGKVMDLIIPVGILIAFCILGMLYTGGILDGVNVVDAFANCDASLGLSLGSSLALLIIIVYYLVRKVLSFNECMECFPNGFKAMVPAILILTFAWTLSGMTSLLGAKEFVSGIFGGSAANLKIFLPAIVFIVATGMSFATGTSWGTFGILLPIVVAVGLEPELLVISISACLAGAVCGDHCSPISDTTIMSSTGAMCNHINHVSTQLPYALTVAAVSFVGYILAGLIQSAWIVLPISMAMMFATLLGIKLLTANKARA
- the pheS gene encoding phenylalanine--tRNA ligase subunit alpha, producing the protein MKEKLQSIKQQAMDRLKDVKELKVLDEIRIEFLGKKGELTQVLRGMKDLSAEERPIIGQMANEVREAIETKLEEVKNVLAEKAQEMKLRAEVIDVTMPGKRRKLGHRHPMNLVVDEIKEIFLGMGYKIAEGPEIETEYYNFEALNIPADHPARDEQDTFYINKNFMLRTATSPIQVRVMEKEKPPIRIICPGKVYRSDEVDATHSPVFHQLEGLVVDKNITFADLKGALEVFAKELFGDKVKVRFRPHFFPFTEPSAEMDVSCVACGGEGCRICKGSGWIEILGCGMVHPKVLKMAGIDPDIYTGFAFGMGLERLAMSKYGVKDLRLFVENDVRFLDQF